A genomic window from Prunus persica cultivar Lovell chromosome G2, Prunus_persica_NCBIv2, whole genome shotgun sequence includes:
- the LOC18786999 gene encoding beta-D-glucosyl crocetin beta-1,6-glucosyltransferase — translation MVRVLMLPWLAHGHISPFLELAKKLTNKNKDFYIFICSTPVNLSSIKPKLSEEYSHCIEFVELHLPHDDLPPHYHTTNGLPPHLMATLKKTFDMASPNFSNILKTLKPDLLIYDFLQPWAPSLALLQNIPAIEFSIMNAALLSSVCAHDLNNPTAKFPLHLRDYDIRKFHNQCEFSSNGIKDGDRIQQCCARSCKIILVKTSREIEAKYVDYLSDLVKKKIVPVGPLVQDPMGQTLDEETWIMKWLNKRERSSVVYVSFGSEYFLSKEEIEDIAHGLELSKVSFIWVIRFPKEEKGTRVEEVLPEGFSERVGEKGMIVEGWAPQSKILEHYSVGGFVSHCGWSSVLESIKFGVPIIALPMLYDQPINARLVEEVGVGVEVKRTAEGSFQSEEVAKVIRDVVVDKIGEGVRKKALELRDNMKNKEDAERDGVVEELMQLCTG, via the coding sequence ATGGTCAGAGTTCTTATGCTTCCATGGCTAGCTCACGGCCACATATCTCCCTTCTTAGAGCTAGCCAAGAAGCTCACCAATAAGAACAAGGAtttttacatatttatttGTTCCACACCCGTAAATCTCAGCTCCATCAAACCAAAACTCTCTGAAGAATACTCTCATTGCATTGAATTTGTGGAACTACATCTTCCACATGATGACTTGCCACCTCATTACCACACTACCAATGGCCTCCCTCCCCATCTCATGGCCACTCTCAAAAAGACCTTTGACATGGCCAGCCCCAACTTCTCCAACATCCTCAAAACCCTAAAGCCGGATTTGCTCATCTACGATTTTCTTCAACCATGGGCACCCTCTCTTGCTTTGTTGCAAAATATTCCAGCCATAGAGTTCAGCATCATGAACGCTGCGCTCTTGAGTTCAGTTTGTGCTCACGATCTCAACAATCCTACTGCCAAATTTCCTTTGCATCTTCGGGATTACGATATTCGAAAGTTCCACAATCAGTGTGAGTTTTCATCAAATGGCATCAAGGATGGAGACCGCATACAGCAATGCTGTGCTCGATCTTGTAAGATCATTTTGGTAAAGACATCTAGAGAGATTGAAGCAAAATATGTTGATTATCTCTCTGATttagtgaagaagaagattgttCCGGTTGGTCCTCTTGTTCAAGACCCCATGGGTCAAACACTTGATGAGGAAACATGGATCATGAAATGGCTGAACAAAAGAGAGAGGTCTTCAGTTGTGTATGTTTCCTTTGGCAGTGAGTACTTTTTGTCCAAGGAGGAAATAGAAGACATAGCTCATGGGTTAGAGCTTAGCAAAGTGAGCTTCATTTGGGTTATAAGATTTCCTAAGGAAGAGAAAGGTACTAGGGTTGAAGAGGTGTTACCAGAAGGGTTTTCAGAGAGGGTGGGAGAGAAGGGAATGATAGTGGAGGGCTGGGCCCCGCAGTCAAAAATATTGGAGCATTATAGTGTCGGTGGGTTTGTAAGTCACTGTGGATGGAGCTCAGTGTTGGAGAGCATCAAGTTTGGCGTTCCAATTATAGCCTTGCCTATGCTTTATGACCAGCCAATCAACGCTAGACTAGTGGAGGAGGTGGGTGTTGGAGTGGAGGTTAAGAGAACAGCAGAAGGCAGTTTCCAAAGTGAAGAGGTAGCAAAGGTGATTAGAGATGTGGTggtggataaaattggagaGGGTGTGAGAAAAAAAGCATTGGAATTAAGAGacaacatgaaaaataaagaggATGCAGAGAGAGATGGGGTGGTGGAGGAGTTGATGCAACTTTGCACCGGATAG